CTAATTCTGCTGGCAAGTTGCCAACATAAAGGCGAATGGACATGATAATAGAAAACCTCTACGCTATAAAATCTTCAGCAGGTGACTAGAGCAGCCGCTACAAAAAACTTGTTTAAAAAACTTGTTTGCTACTTGTTAGCTTAAATTTGAGCTATTGATTACGTGCTACCTGCGATTAATCAAATTGATACGACACTCTTGTGCCATGTAACAACATAACATACAAAATGCTTGTAGTTAAAATAAAATGTAATGAAAGTATCAAAATTCAATCCTTTGCAAAAGCTAAATAGGGAGCGATCGCTAGGTTGATTAAGCCCTAAAAGCTATACAGTTAAATCTTTTACTTGGCAGTAGACACAGCTTTAAATTGTTTCTGATTGCTAAATGTTAAGTTCTAATGTTTTTACAGCTAATTACTTGACTAATAAATTTCCCCTACTGTACTATCCAATTCCATAAATTTACATGGAATTTACATGGAATTTTTTGGCGCTATGATCATTGGTTACTGTTTGTGGATTAGTCAGGCACTCAATGATGCCCAAAAGAAGCAAGAACAGGAAGTTGAAAAACGGATCAAAGAAAAGATGAAAAACGATCAATACGTAAATATCCGAATTATTGAGAAGCCTTAGATTTATGGACTTATTCCTATCCGTAGAATGCATTAGGCTATATAGCGCTCCTAAATGATTTGTAAGATTTGGAGGGTTGTGAGAGTGCCGCTCCGAAGGGGCGGCACTCTCACAACCTATTTAGGATTGCTATAGATTAAAGCATCTTCAGCTAAAATTGCTATGATTTAGGCTGTCAAAGATGCAATCAATGTATGATTCGGTGTAATAAAGATCATGAAGCTAAATCTGCAAGCTATTGGTGGTGAGCTAAAAACTCAAGTTAAAATCTTGGCGGCTTCGGTAGCGACTTTTTGGATTATTTTTATCTTAAATGAAGTAATTTTTGGGGGCAGACTTAATGCTCTGGGAATTCTACCGCATAGATTTATCGGGTTGCGCGGGATCTTATTCGCACCATTTCTGCATGGAAATTTTTATCATATTGCAGCAAATACTGTCCCGTTTGTGATTTTGGGCTGGATGGTGATGTTGAGAAACACTAAGGACTTTTATTTTGTATCTTTTATGTCGGCATTGGTGGGAGGTCTAGGGACTTGGTTAATTGGTAGACCTAATTCTGTGCATATTGGGGCGAGTGGTGTAATTTTTGGCTATTTTGGCTATCTACTTTTTCGCGGTTATTTTGAAAAGAGCTTTGTGGCGATCGCTATTTCGATCGCGATCGCGATTGGTTATGGAGGCATGATCTGGGGAGTATTGCCAACAAGATCGTATATCTCATGGGAGGGGCATTTATTTGGCTTTATTGGTGGCATCCTTGCCGCTAAGCTATTGTCCGCAAGTAAACCCGCCCAATAAAAAAGAGTCGGCGCTTAGCGCCGACTCTTTTTTATTGATGTTTAACCAACACTTTTGATTGCTTCTAGCAAACTACGAGTACAAGCCCCTTTGTCACAAAAAGCATCAATATTTGCGCCATTAGAAAGAGCTTGAGCTTTACCACCATCGGCGGCGGAGTAAGCGACAATTTTAATATGGGGATATTTAGTTTTAATAGCGTTTGAAGCTGTCCAACCATCCATTACAGGCATGTGTAAATCCATGACCACAACATCAGGTTCATGGTTTTGTACTTTAGCGATCGCTTCTTTGCCATTTGTTGCTACTTCAACAACGTCAATACAGGATTGGAGGGAAAGTGCTAGCTGTAAAGTACATCTGGTTAGTTCGTGGTCATCCACCACCAAAACGCGCAAAGTTTTTGTAGAAGATGTCATGGTAGGTACGGTAAGAAGGGCTTGACAATTAGTTTGTTATGTAATTAAAGATACCTCTTTTCTTACTTTAAGGCTTCTACCGCAGGGACTAAACCCAGCGCTTCTCATTATAAAAACGATGTTGGTGTTTCCAGTGCCTTCGGCACTGGAAACACCAACATCGTTTTTTTGAAAGTCTGCCAACGGAGGACTTTCAAAAAACGATGTTTATAATAAGAAATGTCAGTTCTACGAAAGCGAAAAATGGTAAGAATCGCTTAGCGATTCTTACCATTTTTCACCATTTGCGGCGTGCGAAGCCCGACGCAAATGGCGATATCGAACTCACGTTAAGAAGTGCTGGACTAAACTCCAAAGGAAAGTAGTGCCGCTACTTTCCTTTGGGGTAATTGACGATAGCTACATTAGGCAATTAAGCCCGCCATTTTACTTTTGGCAAAATTTGCTTTTGGTCAATGCGATCGCGATATTTGATCGCAAAGTTGAGCAGTGAGTCGATTAGCGCATCAGATAGGAAGTGAGGTTGCAAGCCAAGATCGAGCAGATTGGTGTTTTTGGCGTTGAAATAATGCTCTTCTAGCTCGACACGAGGATTGTCGATATTTTGCACTTCGACTTTGATTCCCAGAGTTTGCCCAGCTTTCTGCACCATCAAGGCAAGATCGCGAATTGAGAAAAGCTCAGTAAATTGGTTAAATACGCGCATTTTGCCAGCTTCCGCTGGTGTTGAGATCGCTAGTTCAATACAGCGTACTGTATCGCGAATATCCAGAAAACTGCGAGTTTGTCCACCCTTACCATAGACCGTCAAAGGATGTCCGATCGCTGCTTGGATACAAAAACGGTTGAGGGCTGTACCAAATACACCGTCATAATCAAGACGATTAATCAGTAACTCATCAGTGCCAGTTTCTTCCGTAAGTACACCATAGACTACGCCTTGGTTCAGATCAGTTGCTCTTAAACCCCATGTCTTACAGGCAAAGTGGATATTATGGCTATCGTGAACCTTGCTGAGATGGTAGAAACTGCCGGGTTGCTTGGGATAAGGCAGGGTGTCTTTGCGACCGTTATGCTCGATCGTGATGTAGCCTTCTTCAATATCAATATTGGGAGTGCCATACTCGCCCATTGTGCCAAGTTTGACTAGGTGGCAGTCAGGGTTATGTTCTTTGATGGCATACAGTAAATTGAGCGTACCAACAACGTTATTGACTTGGGTTAGGACTGCATGTTCGCGATCGATCATGGAAAATGGGGCTGAACGCTGTTCGCCAAAATGCACTAGCGCGTCAGGTTCAAAACTACGAAATGTACTCTGTAAAAATGCGTAGTTAGTGATGTCGCCTACAAATAAATCAATTTTCTGCCCTGAAACAGCTTGCCATTTATATATCCGCTCTTGAATAGAGGCGATCGGTGTGAGCGTTGCAACACCTAACTCATTGTCCCAATGTCGGCGAACTAGGCTATCTAATACTCCAACTTCATATCCTTTATTGGCAAGATGTAAAGCTGTCGCCCATCCGCAATAACCGTCGCCACCAATTACCAGTACTTTCATGAATTCTGTGGGTTACAAAAATTTTGAGTTACAGTTTCCAAATTAACCCTATCAGGATTTCTCTCCTTTGTGATGCACAAGACCGAAATTTATTAAGTTGTATGTGTCGAGAAACACATGGAGTGTTTGGGGTCTGAGGATTATTCTCAAAAAGTCGAGTGGGGCGCTGTGCGCCCCACTCGACTTTTTGAGAATAATCTATATAATAAATATTTGATACAATCACGCAATTTAGCCGATCGCAGCTTTTAATCGGCAAGTGTAATGTATTGAAATTAAGATAGCCAAGAGTAGCCAGTCAGCTATTCACTATTAGCCTAGGACGATTAGTCAAGTATGCTTTCGATTGCCGAACTTGCCCATAAACGAGATCCAAAGGCGATCGCCGAAATTATTTGTCAGGAATTACAGCCCCTTGACATTGATAAACTTGATGTGGCAGTAGAAATTGTCGATAGTAGCTTGGAGCTACAAATTCATACAGATTCTGCCATTGACAAAGAAAAATTGCTGACATTAGTCCATGGCAAACTTCAAAATTTGCATGTAGAATCAGTAGCTAAATTTAAGATTCACTGTTGGCGCAATGATCAAGAAATGCATGAGCAGCGCCTACTATGGACGGAGCAATTTATGCTAGATTTGCCGAAATCATCACCCAGTAACATCTCTGACTTAGAGCCAGATGTTGCTAATACGCGATCGCCAGAAACCAGAGCGCCA
This genomic stretch from Pseudanabaena galeata CCNP1313 harbors:
- a CDS encoding UDP-sulfoquinovose synthase, which produces MKVLVIGGDGYCGWATALHLANKGYEVGVLDSLVRRHWDNELGVATLTPIASIQERIYKWQAVSGQKIDLFVGDITNYAFLQSTFRSFEPDALVHFGEQRSAPFSMIDREHAVLTQVNNVVGTLNLLYAIKEHNPDCHLVKLGTMGEYGTPNIDIEEGYITIEHNGRKDTLPYPKQPGSFYHLSKVHDSHNIHFACKTWGLRATDLNQGVVYGVLTEETGTDELLINRLDYDGVFGTALNRFCIQAAIGHPLTVYGKGGQTRSFLDIRDTVRCIELAISTPAEAGKMRVFNQFTELFSIRDLALMVQKAGQTLGIKVEVQNIDNPRVELEEHYFNAKNTNLLDLGLQPHFLSDALIDSLLNFAIKYRDRIDQKQILPKVKWRA
- a CDS encoding response regulator → MTSSTKTLRVLVVDDHELTRCTLQLALSLQSCIDVVEVATNGKEAIAKVQNHEPDVVVMDLHMPVMDGWTASNAIKTKYPHIKIVAYSAADGGKAQALSNGANIDAFCDKGACTRSLLEAIKSVG
- a CDS encoding rhomboid family intramembrane serine protease, producing the protein MKLNLQAIGGELKTQVKILAASVATFWIIFILNEVIFGGRLNALGILPHRFIGLRGILFAPFLHGNFYHIAANTVPFVILGWMVMLRNTKDFYFVSFMSALVGGLGTWLIGRPNSVHIGASGVIFGYFGYLLFRGYFEKSFVAIAISIAIAIGYGGMIWGVLPTRSYISWEGHLFGFIGGILAAKLLSASKPAQ